The Benincasa hispida cultivar B227 chromosome 9, ASM972705v1, whole genome shotgun sequence genome has a segment encoding these proteins:
- the LOC120086048 gene encoding WD repeat-containing protein 26 homolog, whose product MGGVEDEEPALKRMKVASTELRGLSNGSSIVERVGGSSRNLMARPLPSEGDKGKVIGSRGVIRKDEFVRIIANALYSLGYKKSSACLEEESRIPLHSSAVNIFMQHILDGNWDESINTLHKIGLSDESMVNSASFLILEQKYLELLQVDKVMEALKTLRTEIAPLSINNNRIHELSSFIMSPSPSGLIGSPREEHSSAKSRTKLLEELQKLLPPAIMIPENRLEQLVEQALLLQRDTCLYHNASDQEMSLYSDHTCGKNKIPSQTFQVLQAHSDEIWFLQFSHNGKYLASSSSDLAAIIWEVNSSGKVSLKHKLSGHQKPISLVSWSPDDSQLLTCGVEEAIRRWDVSSGKCLHVYEKAGFGLVSCGWFPDGKSILAGINDKSICMWDLDGKELDSWKGQRILKISDLEITDDGKKIITICRETAILLLDREAKIDRWIEEDQVITSFRLSKDNKFLLVNLLNQEIHLWSLVGEPNLVSKYKGHKHTRFVIRSCFGGLEESFIASGSEDSQVYIWHRGSGALIEALPGHSGSVNCVSWNPTNPHMLASASDDHTIRIWGLKGLNVKRKNAYRNGVHYCNGGT is encoded by the exons ATGGGAGGTGTGGAGGATGAAGAACCAGCCTTGAAACGCATGAAAGTAGCCTCTACAGAGTTAAGGGGTCTTTCCAACGGTTCGTCCATTGTAGAGCGTGTAGGGGGTTCTTCTAGGAACTTGATGGCTAGACCCCTACCGTCTGAAGGAGACAAGGGCAAGGTTATTGGTTCGAGAGGAGTTATTAGAAAAGATGAGTTTGTGAGAATAATTGCTAATGCATTGTATTCTCTTGGTTACAAGAAGAGCAGTGCTTGTCTCGAGGAAGAGTCCAGAATACCCTTGCATTCTTCTgctgtaaatatatttatgcAGCACATTCTTGATGGAAATTGGGATGAAAGCATTAATACCTTACATAAAATTGGTCTATCagatgaaagtatggttaactCTGCCTCCTTTTTGATACTAGAGCAGAAATATTTGGAGCTTTTGCAAGTTGATAAGGTCATGGAAGCTTTGAAGACATTGAGAACTGAGATTGCTCCCCTTTCTATTAATAACAATAGAATACACGAACTTTCATCCTTTATCATGTCTCCTTCACCGAGTGGTTTAATTGGTTCACCCCGTGAAGAGCATTCGAGTGCTAAGTCTCGGACAAAATTGCTGGAGGAATTGCAGAAGCTTCTTCCACCGGCAATTATGATACCTGAAAATAGGTTGGAACAATTAGTCGAACAGGCTCTTTTGTTGCAACGAGACACTTGTCTCTATCACAACGCTTCAGATCAAGAAATGTCATTGTATTCGGATCATACTTGTGGCAAAaataagataccttctcaaactttTCAG GTATTACAAGCACATAGTGATGAAAtttggtttttgcaattttctcATAACGGGAAGTACTTAGCTTCATCATCTAGTGATCTAGCTGCAATCATATGGGAG GTAAACTCCAGTGGTAAGGTCTCTCTAAAGCATAAACTATCTGGTCACCAGAAACCCATCTCCTTGGTTTCATGGAGTCCTGACGATAGTCAGCTGTTAACCTGTGGGGTGGAGGAGGCCATTAGGCGGTGGGATGTTTCTTCCGGCAAGTGCCTCCATGTTTATGAAAAGGCTGGCTTTGGGTTGGTTTCTTGTGGATGGTTTCCTGATGGGAAGTCTATTCTTGCTGGGATTAATGACAAGAGTATCTGCATGTGGGATTTAGATGGCAAAGAGTTGGATTCTTGGAAAGGGCAACGAATTTTGAAGATATCGGATTTAGAAATAACAGATGATGGGAAGAAAATTATTACCATATGCAGAGAAACTGCTATTTTGCTTCTTGATAGGGAGGCAAAAATTGATAGATGGATCGAAGAAGATCAAGTAATAACTTCTTTTCGGTTGTCCAAAGATAATAAATTCTTGCTGGTTAATCTTCTGAATCAAGAAATCCATCTATGGAGTTTAGTAGGTGAACCTAATCTTGTATCAAAGTATAAAGGTCATAAGCACACCCGATTTGTTATTCGGTCCTGTTTTGGAGGACTTGAGGAATCTTTTATTGCAAGTGGTAGTGAGGATTCACAG GTATATATATGGCACAGAGGATCCGGGGCGCTTATAGAAGCATTGCCTGGTCACTCTGGTTCAGTTAATTGCGTGAGCTGGAATCCTACAAACCCGCACATGCTGGCATCAGCCAGTGATGACCATACAATTAGAATATGGGGCTTAAAGGGACTAAATGTAAAACGGAAGAATGCGTACAGAAACGGTGTGCACTATTGCAATGGTGGAACTTAA